From the Nodularia sphaerocarpa UHCC 0038 genome, the window TTAGATGTGGCTCAAAAACGCTGGATTGAAGATAGGTTACAGCAGGTGTTTCATCGTTGGGGATATCACAGGATTATCACTTCAACTTTGGAACGGATGGATACTCTGATGGCGGGAGAAGCAATTGAGCGCCAGATGGTGATTCAACTGCAAAATGGTGAAGATGAAGAATTAGGTTTGCGTCCAGAGTTGACAGCTTCTATTGCTCGTGCAGTGGCTACGCGTATGGCAGATGTCACCTATCCGCAAAGGTTGTACTACAATGCCAATGTTTTCCGCCGTACCTGGGAAAATAGGCACAATCGCCAGCAAGAGTTTTATCAATCTGGGGTTGAGTTGTTAGGTGTGGGCGGATTGTTGGCAAATGCCGAAGTGCTGCTATTGGCGAGAAATTGTCTGGCGGCACTGGGCTTGTCGGATTGGCATTTAATTTTGGGCGAAGCGGGAATTACCCGATCGCTTCTTGATGCTTTTCCGGTGAATATCCAAGCTCAAGTTCGCAGTGCGATCGCCCATCTTGATCGCATTGCCATCGATACTTTACCCTTGAGCGATCAACTGCGCGATCGCGCCAGAATCATGATGGATCTACGCGGTGACAGTGCAGATGTCTTGCAAAAAGTCAGTAGCCTCGGTTTAGATCCAGAGCAACAAGAAATAGTAAATAACCTCAAATCTGTGGTAGAGTTATTACAATCAGAAGGGGACTTTCCTTTAATTCTTGATCTCAGCCTGATTCAAACCATAGACTACTATACTGGCATAGTCTTTGAAATCGTCAGCGATACAAATTCACAAGCCAGAGTCTTAGGGCGTGGTGGTCGCTACGACCAGCTTTTAGGACTATATCATCCCCAAGGCGAAGATATTCCCGGTATTGGTTTTGTCCTGAATATCGAAGATTTATATCAAGTTCTTCTATCTACTCAGCAATTACCACAATCAACTCCAGCGAGTGACTGGTTAGTAGTAGCCCAGACAGCAAATATGGAAGCTGCGGCCTTTGCCCACGCCCAAAAACTGCGTGATTCTACAGATTTGGTACGGGTAGAAATGGATTTAGGTGGCAGAGATGTAGAAGCTATTCGAGAATACGCGAGCGATCGCGGCATTACCCAAATTGCTTGGATTAAATCTGATGGTTCAATCGTGAGTGAATCATTGCCTTATTGAGGGAGTGGGGAGTAGAAAGTGGGGAGTAGGGAGTTGGAAACTACTTTTTCTCCCCTGCCCCCTGCACCCTGCCCCCCTGCTTCTTCCCCTGCTAGGCTAGATATAGCTGATCCGAAAGAGAGGGAATCGAGAAATGCCGCACACGATTGTTACTAATGTTTGTGAAGGTGTTGCTGACTGCGTAGATGCTTGTCCAGTAGCTTGTATTCATGAAGGCCCAGGCAAAAATGTCAAGGGAACCGATTGGTATTGGATTGATTTTGCCACCTGTATCGATTGTGGTATATGTATTCAAGTTTGCCCTGTAGCAGATGCGATCGTTCCCGAAGAACGACCTGAACTCCAAAAAACACCGTAAATTTCTAAATTGACGCAAATTTTTGATATAAACAGGCATTTAAAACACTGCCAAATTGCCTGTTTTTCCTACAAGTGTATTGTTTGTATGACAGAATGATCTTAAAAATACATGCTACTACAATAGTATCTGTATAAATTTTTTGTAAAGTGTCTAGAGATATCTAGTCAATTTTCTCACCTAACAGGTATGATTAGTTGAGGAATACAAGAGACCGTGTAAACGGTAAATCCTGCTAGCCATACGCCAAACTTATGATCAAAAACAGTAAAACTACAATTTCCAAAATAGTAGCGTTGAGTCTAGCTACTTCAGCAATTACCCTAATGTCCGCTCACAGTGCCTCAGCCGCAACATTGAATGTTGACTTTACAAAACTATCTGGTTCTATAGTAACAGGGCAACCGACTGATACCGACCCGACAGTAACTGGAATTTTTCGTGCTGATTTATCAAGTTTGAACGATATCACTTCCATTCTGATTGCCGATAGAAATGACGGGATTGGGCTTGCTGGTCAATATAGTG encodes:
- a CDS encoding ATP phosphoribosyltransferase regulatory subunit; amino-acid sequence: MVYQPAAGARDLLPLDVAQKRWIEDRLQQVFHRWGYHRIITSTLERMDTLMAGEAIERQMVIQLQNGEDEELGLRPELTASIARAVATRMADVTYPQRLYYNANVFRRTWENRHNRQQEFYQSGVELLGVGGLLANAEVLLLARNCLAALGLSDWHLILGEAGITRSLLDAFPVNIQAQVRSAIAHLDRIAIDTLPLSDQLRDRARIMMDLRGDSADVLQKVSSLGLDPEQQEIVNNLKSVVELLQSEGDFPLILDLSLIQTIDYYTGIVFEIVSDTNSQARVLGRGGRYDQLLGLYHPQGEDIPGIGFVLNIEDLYQVLLSTQQLPQSTPASDWLVVAQTANMEAAAFAHAQKLRDSTDLVRVEMDLGGRDVEAIREYASDRGITQIAWIKSDGSIVSESLPY
- a CDS encoding indolepyruvate ferredoxin oxidoreductase subunit alpha; the protein is MPHTIVTNVCEGVADCVDACPVACIHEGPGKNVKGTDWYWIDFATCIDCGICIQVCPVADAIVPEERPELQKTP